The genomic stretch CTTATTTAGGAACTGTTGCTGCTCATAAAGCCGTAAAAAGCAGTCTTGTCTCTTCAATTGCTTCTGCATATTATCAATTGCTGACATTTGATGCTCAGAAAAAGATTATTACAGAGACCATTGCGATCCGTGAGAAGAATCTGGAAACAACAAAGGCACTGAAGGCGTCCGGAACTCTTACAGAAGTAGCGGTACAGCAGAGTGAAGCCCTTGTTTTTAATGCAAAATCTTTATTGATCGATATCGATACACAGATTCAATTGCTTGAAAATACGATGAGCCTTTTAATGGGTGAACCCTCACATACTATTGAAAGATCTACTTTGGAAGGCCAAAATCTTCCCATTGATCTGAAATTAGGGTATCCGGCTCAGTTGCTGGCTAATCGTCCGGATGTCATGAGAGCAGAATACAACTTAATGAATGCGTTTGAATTGACCAATGCTGCCAAAGCTCAATTTTATCCAACATTGAAGCTTACAGGAACGGGTGGACTTCAGTCGGTAGATATTGATCACCTATTTAATGTGAACTCATTATTTGCGAATGTAGTTGCAGGATTAGCACAGCCAATTCTAAATAAAAGAACCATCAAAACCAACTACGATGTGAGTCTTGCCAATCAGGAAACTGCTTATTTAAACTTCAGAAAAACAGTTCTTACTGCTGGAAAAGAAGTTTCTGATGCGATAAGGGTATTCTCTGTACAGGATTCATTTATTGAGTTAAAACAAAAAGAGTTGGATGCTTATAAAAAATCTGTTGACTATTCTCAGGAATTGGTAAACTATGGTATGGCTAACTATCT from Chryseobacterium indologenes encodes the following:
- a CDS encoding efflux transporter outer membrane subunit yields the protein MKSLINIIKGITFSAIMLGAITSCMARKEYERPKNVVDEKLFRTDMLPSDSATVANVSWKEIFTDPLLQRHISKALDNNLDIRIALQSITSAEAYLKQSKAAYAPTLSVGPNYTFQTQSINTQFGQIIGERRYVNQFDITASLGWEADIWGKMKAQEKAQLATYLGTVAAHKAVKSSLVSSIASAYYQLLTFDAQKKIITETIAIREKNLETTKALKASGTLTEVAVQQSEALVFNAKSLLIDIDTQIQLLENTMSLLMGEPSHTIERSTLEGQNLPIDLKLGYPAQLLANRPDVMRAEYNLMNAFELTNAAKAQFYPTLKLTGTGGLQSVDIDHLFNVNSLFANVVAGLAQPILNKRTIKTNYDVSLANQETAYLNFRKTVLTAGKEVSDAIRVFSVQDSFIELKQKELDAYKKSVDYSQELVNYGMANYLEVLNASVNSLNAELNISNARYNKMKAAVELYQALGGGWK